From one Anopheles bellator chromosome 1, idAnoBellAS_SP24_06.2, whole genome shotgun sequence genomic stretch:
- the LOC131208381 gene encoding mRNA turnover protein 4 homolog, protein MPKSKRDKKVSLTKTDRKGLSNKQQIIEDIQQCRQKYDNVFLFTVQNMRNSKLKEIRTQWKNSRFFFGKNRVMQLGLNLINDDGDGGEPTELEKGMEQLREQMIGQCGLLFTSESKTTVLEWFDSYVAKEYARSGFRATKTVKLKAGPLEEFSHAIEPHLRSLGMPTKLDRGVVTLYKEYKVCEKDKLLSPEQARILKLLGKPLAKFKVIVNCCYTAKDGFEEINKRDIEVRQKTKKPTGKASAKKPTADAMDDDDDDEGMELEMDEDEDEEDEEDEEDEEDEEDGEA, encoded by the exons ATGCCGAAATCGAAGAGAGACAAGAAAG TGTCCCTCACCAAGACGGACCGCAAGGGGTTgagcaacaaacaacagaTCATCGAGGACATACAGCAGTGCCGGCAAAAGTACGACAATGTGTTTCTGTTCACCGTCCAAAATATGCGCAATAGCAAACTGAAGGAAATCCGGACGCAGTGGAAAAATTCGCGCTTCTTTTTCGGCAAAAACCGCGTCATGCAGCTCGGCCTGAACCTGATcaacgatgatggcgacggtggtgaGCCCACGGAGTTGGAGAAGGGCATGGAACAGTTGCGGGAGCAGATGATTGGCCAGTGCGGGTTGCTGTTTACTTCCGAAAGCAAAACGACCGTGCTGGAGTGGTTCGATTCGTACGTGGCCAAGGAGTACGCCCGCAGTGGATTCCGAGCGACGAAAACGGTCAAACTGAAGGCCGGCCCGTTGGAGGAATTTTCCCATGCCATCGAGCCGCACCTCCGGTCGCTCGGAATGCCGACCAAGCTGGATCGCGGGGTGGTGACGCTGTACAAAGAGTATAAGGTGTGCGAGAAGGACAAATTGTTGAGCCCGGAACAGGCGCGCATTTTGAAGCTACTCGGCAAACCGTTGGCCAAGTTTAAAGTTATTGTTAACTGTTGCTACACGGCCAAGGACGGCTTCGAGGAGATCAACAAAAGGGACATTGAGGTGAGACAGAAGACCAAGAAACCCACGGGGAAGGCATCGGCCAAAAAGCCGACCGCCGATGCTatggatgacgatgacgatgatgagggAATGGAACTGGAAATGGATGAGGACGAAGATGAGGAAGATGAGGAAgacgaggaagacgaggaagacgaggaAGACGGTGAAGCGTAG